A window from Musa acuminata AAA Group cultivar baxijiao unplaced genomic scaffold, Cavendish_Baxijiao_AAA HiC_scaffold_1139, whole genome shotgun sequence encodes these proteins:
- the LOC135671418 gene encoding cytosolic sulfotransferase 11-like, with protein sequence MADVSKSLSPSRTKEEEEVHRRTYQHFTQLVSALPSVEAGNINPIHCYSGWYGFPLAIIGTMAAQKYFKARPTDVLVATIPKSGTTWMKALVFSTIHRGSGVDSRRALESCNPHECIPFLELQIYTNNRVPDLSKLPPPRLFSTHIPFHSLPASVVDSDCRVVYVCRNPKDNFVSLWHHKNRQATEANEEPWQLEKALDSFCKGFSFYGPYWDHVLGYWKAHLERPKNILFVKYEELLQDTVAQLKRLAEFLGCPFSEDEEKEGVIDGIVRLCAMDSLSNLEVNRSGTMDLGGWTVDNSFLFRRGVVGDWLNHLTPEMADRLDEMTKEKFAGSGLMF encoded by the coding sequence ATGGCCGACGTTTCCAAATCCCTCTCTCCATCGAGgaccaaggaagaagaagaagtccaTCGCCGGACCTATCAACACTTCACACAACTCGTGTCGGCACTACCAAGCGTAGAGGCCGGCAATATCAACCCAATCCACTGCTACAGCGGCTGGTATGGGTTTCCGTTGGCCATAATAGGCACCATGGCCGCCCAAAAATACTTCAAAGCTCGCCCTACCGACGTACTAGTCGCCACCATTCCCAAGTCCGGCACCACATGGATGAAAGCTCTCGTCTTCTCCACCATACATCGCGGTTCTGGCGTCGACTCCCGACGTGCCTTGGAGTCCTGCAATCCCCACGAGTGCATCCCCTTTCTTGAACTCCAAATCTACACCAACAACCGAGTACCTGACCTGAGCAAGCTGCCACCCCCCCGACTCTTCTCCACACACATCCCCTTCCATTCCCTACCGGCGTCGGTGGTGGACTCCGACTGCAGAGTCGTGTACGTGTGCCGCAACCCCAAGGACAACTTCGTATCGTTATGGCACCACAAAAACAGGCAAGCGACGGAGGCCAACGAGGAGCCATGGCAGCTCGAGAAGGCCTTGGACAGCTTCTGCAAGGGCTTCTCCTTCTATGGCCCGTATTGGGATCATGTGCTCGGTTACTGGAAGGCGCACTTGGAAAGGCCAAAAAATATATTGTTCGTGAAGTACGAGGAGCTGCTGCAGGACACCGTAGCTCAGCTGAAGCGGCTGGCGGAGTTCCTTGGCTGCCCCTTCTCGGAGGATGAGGAGAAGGAAGGGGTGATCGATGGCATCGTGCGGTTGTGTGCCATGGATAGCTTAAGCAATTTGGAGGTGAACAGGAGCGGCACCATGGACTTGGGGGGTTGGACGGTCGACAACAGCTTCTTATTCAGACGCGGTGTGGTGGGGGATTGGCTGAATCATCTCACGCCCGAGATGGCTGATCGATTGGATGAGATGACGAAGGAGAAATTTGCTGGTTCTGGTTTGATGTTCTAA